A genomic stretch from uncultured Cohaesibacter sp. includes:
- a CDS encoding AEC family transporter: MLDIFNIVFPIFALIAIGYGLIYSGLIPKEAGAALSKFVFTVPLPLTMFRSLATANLSEQAPWSLWGAFFLCVFAMFGLGMLVTRFLFGREGSVLAVAGISSGFSNLVLLGIPVISAVFGEDSLVPLVMLLTIHLPIMTLLSSILVEIYAREPGQALHFGAILLKVGKGLMRNAIILGILAGGIWGFLGLPIPELASGVIDRIVPVTVPLALMAMGMSMREYGLQGDILNGLALAIIKTVAFPALFYLVTATILPLPNAWTAVILLGAASPTGVNAYLLANHFGVGHRLSANTISLSVLVSLVTLPFWISVAHTIMGH, encoded by the coding sequence ATGCTCGATATTTTTAATATTGTCTTCCCCATCTTCGCCTTGATAGCCATTGGCTATGGGCTAATCTACAGTGGCCTCATTCCCAAGGAAGCTGGCGCTGCCTTGTCGAAATTCGTCTTCACTGTGCCTTTGCCGCTGACCATGTTCCGATCACTGGCTACGGCCAACCTGTCTGAACAGGCTCCATGGTCCCTGTGGGGGGCCTTCTTTCTTTGCGTCTTTGCCATGTTTGGGCTTGGCATGCTGGTCACCCGCTTTCTTTTTGGGAGGGAAGGAAGCGTGTTGGCTGTGGCTGGTATTTCAAGCGGCTTTTCCAATCTGGTGCTGCTGGGGATTCCTGTCATTTCGGCCGTGTTCGGGGAAGATTCTCTGGTGCCGCTGGTCATGTTGCTTACAATCCATCTGCCGATCATGACCCTGCTCAGCTCGATTCTGGTCGAGATCTATGCGCGCGAACCGGGGCAGGCGCTGCATTTCGGCGCCATCCTGCTCAAGGTTGGCAAGGGACTGATGCGCAACGCCATTATCCTTGGTATTCTGGCCGGTGGCATCTGGGGCTTTCTCGGTTTGCCAATTCCCGAATTGGCGTCAGGCGTGATTGATCGCATTGTTCCTGTTACCGTGCCGCTGGCATTGATGGCCATGGGTATGAGCATGCGCGAATATGGGCTGCAAGGGGATATCCTCAATGGCCTTGCTCTGGCGATTATCAAGACGGTGGCTTTTCCTGCTCTGTTCTATCTGGTCACGGCCACCATTCTGCCTCTGCCCAATGCATGGACGGCGGTGATCCTGCTGGGGGCTGCCAGCCCGACCGGGGTCAACGCCTATCTGTTGGCCAACCATTTCGGCGTGGGGCACAGATTGTCTGCCAATACGATTTCCCTGTCAGTTCTGGTCAGTCTTGTGACCCTGCCATTCTGGATTTCGGTGGCGCATACCATCATGGGGCACTAG
- the gluQRS gene encoding tRNA glutamyl-Q(34) synthetase GluQRS has translation MQHATPAGFHFALMPALFRFAPSPNGALHLGHALSALLNFEAAKQTGGRFLLRIEDIDTVRCTEDKIEQMLEDLDWLGIRWEEPVMRQSKRFSFYEESLKSLKGKGLVYPSQASRKEIQIAVKEWETASEAPWPRDPDGAVHYPRAMLIEREKDEGEAAWRLDMKKALESHPSQLFWQETGPSAPSYPQGAQIEATPPHWGDVILARKDCPTSYHLSVVLDDAAQGITHIVRGQDLYAATSLHRLLQTIFGLPAPLYHHHRLLTDIEGQKLSKSRQSLSLKALRKDGVTPAEIKKLIRWSDADLEAFTPA, from the coding sequence ATGCAGCACGCAACACCAGCCGGATTCCATTTCGCTCTCATGCCCGCACTCTTCCGCTTTGCCCCCAGTCCAAACGGCGCCCTGCATCTGGGTCACGCCCTCTCGGCGCTTCTCAATTTCGAGGCAGCAAAACAGACCGGTGGCCGCTTCCTGCTACGCATTGAAGATATCGATACAGTCCGCTGCACTGAAGACAAGATCGAACAGATGCTTGAGGATCTTGACTGGCTCGGCATCCGCTGGGAAGAGCCGGTCATGCGCCAGTCGAAACGGTTCTCCTTTTATGAGGAAAGCTTGAAAAGCCTGAAAGGCAAGGGCCTCGTCTATCCATCGCAAGCAAGCCGCAAGGAAATCCAGATCGCTGTGAAGGAATGGGAGACCGCATCCGAAGCCCCTTGGCCGCGCGATCCGGATGGCGCCGTTCACTATCCACGCGCAATGCTCATTGAGAGAGAAAAGGACGAAGGCGAAGCGGCCTGGCGCCTCGATATGAAGAAAGCGCTGGAAAGCCACCCAAGCCAACTATTCTGGCAGGAAACCGGCCCTTCTGCCCCCTCCTATCCTCAAGGAGCCCAGATCGAGGCAACCCCGCCCCATTGGGGCGATGTGATTCTTGCGCGCAAGGATTGCCCGACGAGCTATCACCTCTCGGTGGTGCTTGATGATGCAGCCCAAGGCATCACCCATATCGTGCGCGGTCAGGATCTTTATGCAGCGACAAGCCTGCACAGGCTCCTGCAAACCATATTTGGCTTGCCCGCACCGCTTTATCATCATCACCGGCTGCTCACCGATATTGAGGGGCAAAAGCTGTCCAAGTCACGCCAGAGCCTCAGCCTCAAGGCTTTACGCAAAGACGGCGTCACCCCGGCCGAGATCAAAAAACTGATCCGTTGGAGCGACGCCGACCTTGAAGCCTTCACACCTGCCTAG
- a CDS encoding DNA-3-methyladenine glycosylase 2 family protein codes for MSYLQCQADLDASLLRLVQRDPRLAPYLAQCEPIALRRQPAGLEGLLQIILAQQVSVASARAIWQRFKAQFPGCDVELLAQAREEDLRACTLSRPKIKTVQRIVEAITDGFDLDALATKEPTEIRRALISLHGVGPWTADVYMLFCLGLADVFPAGDLALQVSVASALALEDRPGEKALAAMAEAQWAPERGAAAHLFWAFYRQIKKGREGVL; via the coding sequence GTGTCCTATTTGCAATGTCAGGCCGATCTTGATGCCTCGCTCTTGCGGCTGGTTCAACGTGATCCTCGCCTTGCGCCTTATTTGGCGCAGTGCGAGCCAATTGCCTTGCGACGGCAGCCTGCCGGACTGGAAGGGCTTTTGCAGATCATTCTGGCTCAGCAGGTGTCTGTGGCGTCCGCCCGTGCAATCTGGCAGAGATTTAAGGCGCAATTTCCGGGATGTGACGTTGAGTTGCTGGCCCAAGCGCGTGAAGAAGACTTGCGTGCCTGTACTCTGTCGCGCCCCAAGATCAAGACGGTGCAACGGATCGTCGAGGCGATCACGGATGGGTTCGACCTGGATGCGTTGGCAACAAAAGAACCAACAGAGATCCGGCGTGCGCTTATATCCCTTCATGGCGTGGGACCATGGACAGCGGATGTCTATATGCTTTTCTGTCTGGGGTTGGCCGATGTCTTTCCTGCTGGTGATCTGGCTCTGCAGGTGTCCGTGGCCTCGGCGCTGGCGCTTGAAGACCGGCCGGGCGAGAAAGCGCTTGCGGCGATGGCTGAAGCGCAATGGGCGCCAGAACGTGGAGCTGCAGCCCATTTATTTTGGGCATTTTATCGGCAGATAAAAAAAGGGCGCGAGGGCGTTCTGTAG
- a CDS encoding disulfide bond formation protein B: MNLSAPIGKPQALAAALLLFGALFISACSLGFEHIGGYQPCHLCYIQRHIHYALIPLTLVTLLIVGRNLPPVIARFAFIILAGVLIYGAGVGIYQAGAEWEFWLGPNDCANTIPVTKDAANLLAQLRTTKLISCDVAQLRILGLSFGGWNAVLSSIEAIIALCGAFLCKDALAPLFARLPFLGNWMQALIKDRA; this comes from the coding sequence ATGAATCTGTCCGCTCCCATTGGCAAGCCTCAAGCACTGGCTGCTGCACTCCTCCTATTCGGCGCTCTCTTCATTTCGGCATGTTCCCTGGGCTTTGAGCATATTGGCGGCTATCAGCCCTGCCACTTATGCTACATTCAACGCCATATTCACTATGCGCTGATCCCGCTGACGCTGGTTACACTGCTCATTGTAGGGCGCAATCTGCCCCCAGTCATTGCGCGCTTTGCCTTTATCATACTGGCTGGCGTGCTGATCTACGGTGCCGGAGTGGGCATCTATCAGGCAGGAGCCGAATGGGAATTCTGGCTTGGTCCGAACGATTGCGCCAATACCATCCCCGTTACCAAGGATGCCGCCAATCTTTTGGCCCAGCTCAGAACAACAAAGCTGATCAGCTGCGATGTCGCCCAGTTGCGCATTCTTGGCCTCTCCTTTGGCGGCTGGAATGCCGTGCTGTCTTCCATTGAGGCCATCATCGCGCTGTGTGGTGCTTTCCTTTGCAAAGATGCTCTGGCGCCCCTGTTTGCGCGCCTGCCGTTTCTTGGCAACTGGATGCAGGCCCTCATCAAGGATCGCGCCTGA
- a CDS encoding YqaA family protein, which yields MLRRLYDWTMGLASSRRATWALAGVSFIESSVFPIPPDTLLVPMVIAQKEKAWFYGAICTISSVIGGLLGYTIGALLFTQVAEPILAFYGYADQFATFTERYNEWGVWIVLIAGLTPFPYKVITIASGATGLSLPVFMVASIVARGLRFFILAALLYWLGPPIRDFIEKRLGLVFTILMLLLVGGFAAVKYVL from the coding sequence ATGCTTCGCAGACTATATGACTGGACTATGGGGCTGGCCAGCAGCCGACGCGCGACATGGGCGCTGGCAGGTGTCTCCTTTATAGAAAGCTCCGTATTTCCTATTCCACCCGACACCCTGCTTGTGCCGATGGTCATCGCCCAAAAGGAGAAGGCCTGGTTTTACGGCGCTATCTGCACCATATCCTCGGTGATTGGCGGTTTGCTAGGCTATACCATCGGCGCCTTGCTCTTCACGCAGGTGGCCGAGCCCATTCTCGCCTTTTATGGCTATGCAGACCAATTTGCGACATTTACCGAACGCTACAATGAATGGGGTGTCTGGATTGTGCTGATCGCAGGACTGACCCCCTTCCCCTACAAGGTCATCACCATCGCATCGGGCGCAACAGGGTTGTCGCTGCCCGTCTTCATGGTGGCCTCCATCGTAGCGCGTGGATTGCGCTTCTTCATTTTGGCAGCTCTGCTTTACTGGCTTGGCCCTCCAATCCGCGATTTCATCGAGAAACGCCTCGGTCTTGTGTTCACAATTCTCATGCTGCTGCTTGTCGGCGGCTTTGCCGCGGTGAAATATGTTTTGTAG
- a CDS encoding ATP-binding protein gives MHLEEWDLGGLSLSEALSETASGDLFSEEHHPPEKTLRVLVLEDDETDFLITKKALLYLDSYSVDLDWETSVSDAVSAARKKSYDVVLVDFWVGMETGVAAINAFGDINSNSVVILLTGMPGEDVQKIALKAGARHCINKSQLTPVLLEATIRSARHTHRLEQQLQQTIANLKKANEAKDRFYATMGHDLRTPLNAILGYSEMILGNSLNLQVPEEYQKFAAKIHTGGLHLLEVINNLMLQNGNALETVEQQLEDVYLDEVITRAHELVQFFASDKGMELAVHLPDERLCVRCHRSLMTQALVNLLSNAIKYTPAHGRIDVTLLATPDVFTMEVKDNGPGMLPEEIELARKPYGRVQSPAELAQEGTGLGLPIVEKIMEGHDGALVIDSAPGKGTCVSLRLPRTRE, from the coding sequence ATGCACTTGGAGGAATGGGATCTGGGGGGCTTGTCTTTAAGTGAAGCTCTGAGTGAAACTGCGTCTGGCGATTTGTTCTCGGAGGAGCATCATCCGCCTGAGAAGACACTGCGCGTTTTGGTGCTGGAAGATGATGAAACGGACTTCCTGATTACCAAGAAAGCGCTTCTTTATCTTGATTCCTACAGTGTGGATCTGGATTGGGAGACGTCTGTTTCCGATGCTGTGAGTGCTGCCAGAAAGAAGAGTTACGATGTGGTGCTCGTGGATTTCTGGGTTGGTATGGAAACGGGCGTGGCGGCGATCAACGCCTTCGGGGATATCAATTCCAATTCGGTCGTTATCCTGCTGACTGGAATGCCCGGCGAAGATGTGCAGAAAATCGCGCTCAAGGCAGGCGCTCGGCATTGCATCAACAAAAGCCAGCTGACGCCTGTCTTGCTGGAAGCGACCATTCGCAGCGCACGCCATACCCATCGATTGGAACAGCAGCTGCAGCAAACAATTGCCAATCTCAAGAAGGCAAATGAAGCCAAGGATCGCTTTTATGCCACCATGGGGCATGATTTGCGCACGCCTCTTAATGCCATTCTGGGCTATTCTGAAATGATATTGGGCAACAGCCTCAATCTGCAGGTGCCTGAAGAATATCAGAAATTTGCAGCCAAAATCCATACCGGCGGTTTGCATCTGCTCGAGGTCATCAACAATCTGATGCTGCAGAATGGGAATGCGCTGGAAACGGTCGAGCAACAGCTTGAGGATGTCTATCTCGATGAGGTGATCACCAGAGCGCACGAACTCGTTCAGTTCTTTGCGTCTGACAAGGGCATGGAGCTCGCCGTTCATTTGCCCGATGAAAGGCTCTGCGTGCGTTGTCATCGCTCGTTGATGACACAGGCACTGGTAAACCTTCTGTCCAATGCGATCAAATATACTCCGGCGCATGGCCGGATCGATGTGACGCTCTTGGCGACACCGGATGTCTTTACCATGGAAGTTAAGGACAACGGGCCGGGCATGCTCCCCGAAGAGATTGAACTGGCCCGCAAACCTTATGGCCGTGTACAATCTCCTGCAGAGCTGGCGCAGGAGGGAACCGGGCTCGGGTTGCCAATTGTTGAGAAAATCATGGAGGGTCACGATGGGGCGCTTGTGATTGACAGTGCGCCGGGTAAGGGGACTTGTGTTTCCTTGCGTCTGCCCCGGACGCGAGAGTGA
- a CDS encoding response regulator produces the protein MKEFWQLTPEIESKATLLLVEDDQADVFLVKRALTKHGGKIRLATARDGAEALEMLRGKQIERPFVILSDLNMPGMSGYEFLDEIRADEALRDSIIFVISSSNLAEDVNLAYQHFASGYIVKDMDPAKMTRSMQLLFDFCEIIRLPS, from the coding sequence GTGAAAGAATTCTGGCAGTTGACTCCCGAAATCGAAAGCAAGGCAACCCTGTTGCTCGTCGAAGATGATCAGGCAGATGTGTTTCTTGTCAAACGCGCTTTGACAAAGCATGGCGGAAAAATACGTCTTGCCACCGCCCGTGACGGGGCTGAGGCATTGGAGATGTTGCGCGGCAAGCAGATTGAGCGCCCGTTCGTCATTTTGTCCGATCTCAATATGCCCGGCATGTCGGGATACGAGTTTCTGGATGAAATCAGGGCCGATGAGGCTTTGAGAGACAGTATCATTTTTGTTATCTCCAGCTCCAATTTGGCCGAAGATGTCAATCTGGCCTATCAGCATTTCGCTTCCGGCTATATTGTCAAGGATATGGACCCCGCCAAAATGACCCGCTCCATGCAGCTGTTGTTCGACTTTTGCGAGATCATCCGCTTGCCCTCCTGA